One region of Vigna angularis cultivar LongXiaoDou No.4 chromosome 10, ASM1680809v1, whole genome shotgun sequence genomic DNA includes:
- the LOC108335914 gene encoding SUMO-conjugating enzyme SCE1: protein MSGIARGRLAEERKSWRKNHPHGFVAKPETLPDGTVNLMVWHCTIPGKTGTDWEGGYFPLTMHFSEDYPSKPPKCKFPQGFFHPNVYPSGTVCLSILNEDSGWRPAITVKQILVGIQDLLDQPNPADPAQTEGYHLFIQDATEYKRRVRQQAKQYPPLV, encoded by the exons ATGTCTGGCATCGCCCGTGGACGTCTTGCTGAGGAGCGAAAATCTTGGCGGAAGAACCATCCACAT GGTTTCGTTGCCAAACCGGAGACCCTCCCTGATGGCACCGTCAATTTGATGGTCTGGCATTGCACTATTCCTGGCAAGACTGGG ACTGATTGGGAGGGTGGATATTTCCCACTGACAATGCATTTCAGTGAAGATTACCCTAGCAAGCCTCCAAAGTGTAAATTCCCTCAAGGTTTCTTTCACCCTAATGTGTATCCATCTGGAACTGTTTGCTTGTCTATACTTAATGAAGATAGT GGGTGGAGACCAGCTATAACAGTGAAGCAGATTCTTGTGGGCATCCAAGACCTGCTTGATCAACCTAATCCTGCTGACCCTGCCCAGACAGAGGGTTATCATCTATTCATCCAG GATGCGACTGAATATAAGAGAAGAGTCCGGCAGCAGGCAAAGCAATATCCACCTCTTGTCTAG
- the LOC108335142 gene encoding soyasapogenol B glucuronide galactosyltransferase, whose translation MGKDTELKSIFLPFLSTSHIIPLVDVARLFAMNDVDVTIITTPQNATVFQKSVDLDSSRGRPIRTHLVTFPAAEVGLPPGIEAFNVDTPREIVPRIYMGLAILQPRFEQLFHDLRPDFIVTDMFHPWTVEAAAKLRIPRIMFHGASYLARSAAHAVEQYAPHLEAKSDSDRFAIPGLPDKLEMTRLQLPDWLRSPNQYTELMKTIKESEKKSYGSIFNSFYDLESAYYEHYKGVMGTKSWGIGPVSLWANQDASDKAARGYAKEDEGEEGWHKWLNTKAERSVLYVSFGSMNKFPYSQLVEIARALEDSGKDFIWVVRKNDERGEGEKFLEEFEKRMKESKKGYLIWGWAPQLLILENPAIGGLVTHCGWNTVVESVNARLPMVTWPLFAEHFFNEKLVVDVLKIGVSVGAKEWRNWNDFGSDVVKAEDIGNAIGVMMSEKGEDMRGRGKTLSDAAKRAIENGGSSHNNLNELIQELIHIKLSKAQETTPTP comes from the coding sequence ATGGGGAAAGACACAGAGCTAAAGTcaattttccttccttttctgTCGACTAGTCACATAATTCCTCTGGTGGACGTTGCCAGGCTCTTCGCCATGAATGACGTAGACGTCACCATAATAACCACCCCACAAAACGCCACCGTTTTCCAGAAGTCCGTAGACCTCGACTCCAGTCGAGGCCGCCCCATCAGAACGCACTTGGTGACCTTCCCCGCCGCCGAAGTGGGCCTTCCACCGGGGATCGAAGCCTTCAACGTCGACACGCCTCGCGAGATTGTCCCCAGAATATACATGGGTCTCGCCATTCTCCAACCTCGCTTCGAACAACTATTCCACGACCTCCGACCCGACTTCATCGTCACCGACATGTTCCACCCTTGGACTGTCGAAGCCGCCGCCAAGCTCCGCATTCCCAGGATCATGTTTCACGGCGCAAGTTATCTCGCTCGCTCCGCTGCTCACGCGGTGGAGCAGTACGCACCCCATCTAGAAGCGAAATCCGACAGCGACCGGTTTGCGATACCTGGGTTGCCCGACAAGTTGGAGATGACGCGGTTGCAGTTGCCGGATTGGCTCAGATCTCCGAACCAGTACACGGAGTTGATGAAAACGATTAAAGAGTCAGAAAAAAAGAGCTATGGGTCTATTTTCAACAGTTTCTACGACCTCGAGAGTGCTTACTACGAGCACTACAAGGGCGTGATGGGGACCAAGAGTTGGGGAATTGGACCGGTTTCGTTGTGGGCGAACCAGGATGCTTCGGATAAGGCTGCACGTGGCTACGCTAAAgaggacgaaggagaagaagggtgGCATAAGTGGCTCAACACGAAGGCAGAGAGGTCTGTTTTGTACGTGAGTTTTGGGAGCATGAACAAGTTTCCTTACTCCCAGCTTGTTGAAATCGCGCGTGCGCTTGAAGATTCTGGGAAAGATTTCATTTGGGTGGTGAGGAAAAACGATGAGAGAGGAGAAGGAGAGAAATTTTTGGAAGAGTTTGAGAAGAGAATGAAGGAAAGCAAGAAAGGGTATCTGATATGGGGTTGGGCGCCGCAGTTGCTGATACTAGAGAATCCTGCGATTGGAGGATTGGTTACTCACTGTGGTTGGAACACGGTGGTGGAAAGCGTGAATGCGCGGTTGCCGATGGTGACGTGGCCTCTGTTTGCGGAACATTTTTTCAATGAGAAGCTGGTGGTGGATGTGCTGAAAATCGGGGTGTCAGTGGGGGCAAAAGAGTGGAGAAACTGGAACGATTTTGGTAGCGATGTTGTGAAAGCAGAAGACATTGGAAACGCCATTGGTGTGATGATGAGCGAGAAGGGCGAGGATATGAGGGGAAGAGGGAAGACGCTGAGCGATGCTGCTAAGAGAGCTATAGAGAATGGTGGCTCTTCTCACAACAACTTGAACGAACTCATTCAGGAACTCATCCACATCAAACTTTCCAAAGCTCAAGAAACCACACCCACTCCTTAA
- the LOC108335399 gene encoding soyasapogenol B glucuronide galactosyltransferase, whose translation MGKESELRSIFLPFLSNSHIIPLVDIARLFAMKGVDVTIITTPKNATIFQKSVDLDSSRGRPIRTHLVTFPAAQVGLPPGIEAFNADTPREMAPRIYMGLGILQPQFEQLFHDLRPDFIVTDMFHPWTAEAAAKLRIPRLIFHCGNYLARSATVMVQQYAPHLAAKSDSDRFVIPGLPDRLEMTRLQLPDWLRSQNEYTELMKMIEESEKKSYGSVFNSFYDLESAYYEHYKDVMGTKSWGVGPVSLWANQDASDKAVRGHAKKEEGEEEGWLKWINTKAEKSVLYVSFGSMNKFPHSQLVEIARALEDSGKDFIWVVRKNDEDGEGEKFLEEFEKRMEESKKGYLIWGWAPQLLILENPAIGGLVTHCGWNTVVESVNAGLPMVTWPLFAEQFFIEKLVVDVVKIGVAVGAKEWRNWKEFGSEVVKAEDIGNAIGVVMSEKGEDTRRRAKTLSDAAKRAIEDGGSSHNNLNQLIRELNQIKLSKAQETSPAP comes from the coding sequence ATGGGGAAAGAGAGTGAGCTAAGGtcaatttttcttccttttctgtcGAATAGTCACATAATTCCTCTGGTGGACATTGCCAGGCTCTTCGCCATGAAAGGAGTAGACGTCACCATAATAACAACCCCAAAAAATGCCACCATTTTCCAGAAGTCCGTAGACCTCGACTCCAGTCGCGGCCGCCCCATCAGAACGCACTTGGTGACCTTCCCCGCCGCCCAAGTGGGGCTTCCACCGGGGATCGAGGCCTTCAACGCCGACACGCCTCGCGAGATGGCCCCCAGAATCTACATGGGTCTCGGCATTCTCCAACCTCAGTTCGAACAACTATTCCACGACCTCCGGCCCGACTTCATCGTCACCGACATGTTCCACCCTTGGACTGCCGAAGCCGCCGCCAAGCTTCGCATTCCCAGGCTCATATTTCACTGCGGAAATTATCTCGCTCGTTCCGCTACGGTCATGGTGCAGCAGTATGCACCCCATCTTGCAGCGAAATCCGACAGTGACCGGTTTGTGATACCTGGGTTGCCCGACAGGTTGGAGATGACGCGGTTGCAGTTGCCGGATTGGCTCAGGTCTCAGAACGAGTACACGGAGTTGATGAAAATGATTGAAGAGTCAGAAAAAAAGAGCTACGGGTCCGTTTTCAACAGTTTCTACGACCTCGAGAGTGCTTACTACGAGCACTACAAGGACGTGATGGGGACCAAGAGTTGGGGAGTTGGACCGGTTTCGTTATGGGCGAACCAGGATGCTTCGGATAAGGCTGTACGAGGGCACGCTAaaaaggaagaaggagaagaagaagggtggCTTAAGTGGATCAACACGAAAGCAGAGAAGTCTGTTTTGTACGTTAGTTTTGGGAGCATGAACAAGTTTCCACACTCCCAGCTTGTTGAAATCGCGCGTGCCCTTGAAGATTCTGGGAAAGATTTCATTTGGGTGGTGAGGAAAAACGATGAGGATGGAGAAGGAGAGAAATTTTTGGAAGAGTTTGAGAAGAGAATGGAGGAAAGCAAGAAAGGGTATCTGATATGGGGTTGGGCGCCGCAGTTGCTGATACTAGAGAATCCTGCGATCGGAGGATTGGTTACTCACTGTGGTTGGAACACGGTGGTGGAAAGCGTGAATGCGGGGTTGCCGATGGTGACGTGGCCTCTGTTTGCGGAGCAATTTTTCATTGAGAAGCTGGTGGTGGATGTGGTGAAAATCGGGGTGGCAGTGGGGGCAAAAGAGTGGAGAAACTGGAAGGAGTTTGGTAGCGAAGTTGTGAAAGCGGAAGACATTGGAAACGCCATTGGTGTGGTGATGAGCGAGAAGGGCGAGGATACGAGGAGAAGAGCGAAGACGCTAAGCGATGCTGCTAAGAGAGCTATAGAGGATGGTGGCTCTTCTCACAACAACTTGAACCAACTGATTCGAGAACTCAACCAGATCAAACTTTCCAAAGCTCAAGAAACCTCACCCGCTCCTTGA
- the LOC108334561 gene encoding RNA-binding protein L isoform X3: MDDMAAYYSQPQPAGLLTYHQYYQPPPPQPPPLLAVVPPPPGAVVPSAHHGHPPYVAQHQQQAVFGSYGAPQPSTNEVRTLFVAGLPEDVKPREIYNLFREFPGYESSHLRSPSNSSQPFAFAVFASQQSAIMAMHALNGMVFDLEKGSTLFIDLAKSNSRSKRTRIDDERTGADKKARSLASSWVTPDSAGVSSIHMPGMGNPAFNTNTFGYPSAQSLGSADGNAVSDGRYLNMKSSSPYIPQNSTPCATLFVANLGPSCNEQELMQVFSRYHGFLKLKMQSTYGAPVAFVDFQDATSSTEALNSLQGTILHSSQTGEGMRLEYAKSRMGMRKKPK; the protein is encoded by the exons ATGGACGACATGGCTGCCTACTACTCACAGCCCCAACCGGCGGGCCTTCTCACTTACCACCAGTACTATCAACCGCCGCCTCCGCAACCTCCTCCGTTGTTGGCGGTGGTACCACCGCCACCCGGCGCGGTTGTCCCTTCGGCGCACCACGGGCATCCGCCATACGTGGCTCAGCATCAGCAGCAAGCGGTGTTCGGTTCTTATGGCGCTCCTCAACCCTCCACGAACGAGGTTCGCACCCTCTTCGTCGCTGGCCTTCCTGAAGATGTAAAGCCCCGCGAAATCTACAATCTTTTCCGCGAATTTCCCGGCTACGAGTCTTCACATCTCCGGAGTCCCAGCAATTCGTCTCAG CCTTTTGCTTTTGCTGTGTTCGCCAGTCAGCAGTCAGCAATCATGGCAATGCATGCTCTGAAT GGCATGGTGTTTGATCTTGAAAAGGGCTCCACTCTTTTTATTGATCTGGCAAAATCAAACTCTAGATCCAAACGCACTAGGATAG ACGATGAGAGAACCGGTGCCGATAAGAAAGCTAGAAGTCTTGCATCATCATGGGTCACTCCCGATTCTG CAGGTGTTAGCAGCATTCACATGCCTGGAATGGGTAATCCTGCTTTCAACACGAACACGTTTGGTTATCCATCTGCACAAAG TCTTGGGAGTGCTGATGGGAATGCTGTGAGTGATGGTCGATACCTGAATATG AAGTCTTCATCTCCTTACATTCCTCAAAACTCAACCCCGTGTGCAACTTTATTTGTAGCAAATCTGGGGCCATCTTGTAATGAACAAGAGCTAATGCAAGTGTTTTCTAG ATACCATGGATTTTTGAAGCTGAAGATGCAGAGCACATACGGGGCGCCAGTAGCATTTGTTGATTTCCAg GATGCCACTAGCTCAACTGAAGCTCTAAACAGTTTGCAAGGCACAATTCTTCACTCTTCGCAAACTGGCGAGGGAATGCGTTTAGA ATATGCAAAATCGCGGATGGGCATGCGAAAGAAGCCAAAGTAA
- the LOC108334561 gene encoding RNA-binding protein L isoform X1: protein MDDMAAYYSQPQPAGLLTYHQYYQPPPPQPPPLLAVVPPPPGAVVPSAHHGHPPYVAQHQQQAVFGSYGAPQPSTNEVRTLFVAGLPEDVKPREIYNLFREFPGYESSHLRSPSNSSQPFAFAVFASQQSAIMAMHALNGMVFDLEKGSTLFIDLAKSNSRSKRTRIDDERTGADKKARSLASSWVTPDSAGVSSIHMPGMGNPAFNTNTFGYPSAQSLGSADGNAVSDGRYLNMKKSSSPYIPQNSTPCATLFVANLGPSCNEQELMQVFSRYHGFLKLKMQSTYGAPVAFVDFQDATSSTEALNSLQGTILHSSQTGEGMRLEYAKSRMGMRKKPK, encoded by the exons ATGGACGACATGGCTGCCTACTACTCACAGCCCCAACCGGCGGGCCTTCTCACTTACCACCAGTACTATCAACCGCCGCCTCCGCAACCTCCTCCGTTGTTGGCGGTGGTACCACCGCCACCCGGCGCGGTTGTCCCTTCGGCGCACCACGGGCATCCGCCATACGTGGCTCAGCATCAGCAGCAAGCGGTGTTCGGTTCTTATGGCGCTCCTCAACCCTCCACGAACGAGGTTCGCACCCTCTTCGTCGCTGGCCTTCCTGAAGATGTAAAGCCCCGCGAAATCTACAATCTTTTCCGCGAATTTCCCGGCTACGAGTCTTCACATCTCCGGAGTCCCAGCAATTCGTCTCAG CCTTTTGCTTTTGCTGTGTTCGCCAGTCAGCAGTCAGCAATCATGGCAATGCATGCTCTGAAT GGCATGGTGTTTGATCTTGAAAAGGGCTCCACTCTTTTTATTGATCTGGCAAAATCAAACTCTAGATCCAAACGCACTAGGATAG ACGATGAGAGAACCGGTGCCGATAAGAAAGCTAGAAGTCTTGCATCATCATGGGTCACTCCCGATTCTG CAGGTGTTAGCAGCATTCACATGCCTGGAATGGGTAATCCTGCTTTCAACACGAACACGTTTGGTTATCCATCTGCACAAAG TCTTGGGAGTGCTGATGGGAATGCTGTGAGTGATGGTCGATACCTGAATATG AAGAAGTCTTCATCTCCTTACATTCCTCAAAACTCAACCCCGTGTGCAACTTTATTTGTAGCAAATCTGGGGCCATCTTGTAATGAACAAGAGCTAATGCAAGTGTTTTCTAG ATACCATGGATTTTTGAAGCTGAAGATGCAGAGCACATACGGGGCGCCAGTAGCATTTGTTGATTTCCAg GATGCCACTAGCTCAACTGAAGCTCTAAACAGTTTGCAAGGCACAATTCTTCACTCTTCGCAAACTGGCGAGGGAATGCGTTTAGA ATATGCAAAATCGCGGATGGGCATGCGAAAGAAGCCAAAGTAA
- the LOC108334561 gene encoding RNA-binding protein L isoform X2, which translates to MDDMAAYYSQPQPAGLLTYHQYYQPPPPQPPPLLAVVPPPPGAVVPSAHHGHPPYVAQHQQQAVFGSYGAPQPSTNEVRTLFVAGLPEDVKPREIYNLFREFPGYESSHLRSPSNSSQPFAFAVFASQQSAIMAMHALNGMVFDLEKGSTLFIDLAKSNSRSKRTRIDDERTGADKKARSLASSWVTPDSGVSSIHMPGMGNPAFNTNTFGYPSAQSLGSADGNAVSDGRYLNMKKSSSPYIPQNSTPCATLFVANLGPSCNEQELMQVFSRYHGFLKLKMQSTYGAPVAFVDFQDATSSTEALNSLQGTILHSSQTGEGMRLEYAKSRMGMRKKPK; encoded by the exons ATGGACGACATGGCTGCCTACTACTCACAGCCCCAACCGGCGGGCCTTCTCACTTACCACCAGTACTATCAACCGCCGCCTCCGCAACCTCCTCCGTTGTTGGCGGTGGTACCACCGCCACCCGGCGCGGTTGTCCCTTCGGCGCACCACGGGCATCCGCCATACGTGGCTCAGCATCAGCAGCAAGCGGTGTTCGGTTCTTATGGCGCTCCTCAACCCTCCACGAACGAGGTTCGCACCCTCTTCGTCGCTGGCCTTCCTGAAGATGTAAAGCCCCGCGAAATCTACAATCTTTTCCGCGAATTTCCCGGCTACGAGTCTTCACATCTCCGGAGTCCCAGCAATTCGTCTCAG CCTTTTGCTTTTGCTGTGTTCGCCAGTCAGCAGTCAGCAATCATGGCAATGCATGCTCTGAAT GGCATGGTGTTTGATCTTGAAAAGGGCTCCACTCTTTTTATTGATCTGGCAAAATCAAACTCTAGATCCAAACGCACTAGGATAG ACGATGAGAGAACCGGTGCCGATAAGAAAGCTAGAAGTCTTGCATCATCATGGGTCACTCCCGATTCTG GTGTTAGCAGCATTCACATGCCTGGAATGGGTAATCCTGCTTTCAACACGAACACGTTTGGTTATCCATCTGCACAAAG TCTTGGGAGTGCTGATGGGAATGCTGTGAGTGATGGTCGATACCTGAATATG AAGAAGTCTTCATCTCCTTACATTCCTCAAAACTCAACCCCGTGTGCAACTTTATTTGTAGCAAATCTGGGGCCATCTTGTAATGAACAAGAGCTAATGCAAGTGTTTTCTAG ATACCATGGATTTTTGAAGCTGAAGATGCAGAGCACATACGGGGCGCCAGTAGCATTTGTTGATTTCCAg GATGCCACTAGCTCAACTGAAGCTCTAAACAGTTTGCAAGGCACAATTCTTCACTCTTCGCAAACTGGCGAGGGAATGCGTTTAGA ATATGCAAAATCGCGGATGGGCATGCGAAAGAAGCCAAAGTAA
- the LOC108334561 gene encoding RNA-binding protein L isoform X4 has product MDDMAAYYSQPQPAGLLTYHQYYQPPPPQPPPLLAVVPPPPGAVVPSAHHGHPPYVAQHQQQAVFGSYGAPQPSTNEVRTLFVAGLPEDVKPREIYNLFREFPGYESSHLRSPSNSSQPFAFAVFASQQSAIMAMHALNGMVFDLEKGSTLFIDLAKSNSRSKRTRIDDERTGADKKARSLASSWVTPDSGVSSIHMPGMGNPAFNTNTFGYPSAQSLGSADGNAVSDGRYLNMKSSSPYIPQNSTPCATLFVANLGPSCNEQELMQVFSRYHGFLKLKMQSTYGAPVAFVDFQDATSSTEALNSLQGTILHSSQTGEGMRLEYAKSRMGMRKKPK; this is encoded by the exons ATGGACGACATGGCTGCCTACTACTCACAGCCCCAACCGGCGGGCCTTCTCACTTACCACCAGTACTATCAACCGCCGCCTCCGCAACCTCCTCCGTTGTTGGCGGTGGTACCACCGCCACCCGGCGCGGTTGTCCCTTCGGCGCACCACGGGCATCCGCCATACGTGGCTCAGCATCAGCAGCAAGCGGTGTTCGGTTCTTATGGCGCTCCTCAACCCTCCACGAACGAGGTTCGCACCCTCTTCGTCGCTGGCCTTCCTGAAGATGTAAAGCCCCGCGAAATCTACAATCTTTTCCGCGAATTTCCCGGCTACGAGTCTTCACATCTCCGGAGTCCCAGCAATTCGTCTCAG CCTTTTGCTTTTGCTGTGTTCGCCAGTCAGCAGTCAGCAATCATGGCAATGCATGCTCTGAAT GGCATGGTGTTTGATCTTGAAAAGGGCTCCACTCTTTTTATTGATCTGGCAAAATCAAACTCTAGATCCAAACGCACTAGGATAG ACGATGAGAGAACCGGTGCCGATAAGAAAGCTAGAAGTCTTGCATCATCATGGGTCACTCCCGATTCTG GTGTTAGCAGCATTCACATGCCTGGAATGGGTAATCCTGCTTTCAACACGAACACGTTTGGTTATCCATCTGCACAAAG TCTTGGGAGTGCTGATGGGAATGCTGTGAGTGATGGTCGATACCTGAATATG AAGTCTTCATCTCCTTACATTCCTCAAAACTCAACCCCGTGTGCAACTTTATTTGTAGCAAATCTGGGGCCATCTTGTAATGAACAAGAGCTAATGCAAGTGTTTTCTAG ATACCATGGATTTTTGAAGCTGAAGATGCAGAGCACATACGGGGCGCCAGTAGCATTTGTTGATTTCCAg GATGCCACTAGCTCAACTGAAGCTCTAAACAGTTTGCAAGGCACAATTCTTCACTCTTCGCAAACTGGCGAGGGAATGCGTTTAGA ATATGCAAAATCGCGGATGGGCATGCGAAAGAAGCCAAAGTAA